One Nitrospinota bacterium genomic window carries:
- a CDS encoding radical SAM protein, with protein sequence MDKEFLHNVFRAEIKDRKIPLSLGKTCPVKCAFCYEKDHSYRTTFDTPRSTQEDWDFIFNEIQKYPTKKDESWVLGGNEYMEWTDLPLHPKALDWVEEFLEKTDKNIIMFTVGYTDPVRINKLAERFPGRINFELSVITLGEARKKLMPNGPSVKQVLEILDGPAVTSANFYSFGANTMSEDARTISKINPNVLLWMGCLTPLKYIDPDTTALMRYGKKFLAEEARKIYGFDLPNIMMLHTESDITSFLNRKKIIKVFDACELDKKDTVVMAGNVYKVLTMFRQNRAKFLYVPNSTLGGDSNCTTLLTFSDVAKRLTGQTRVYLPKVILEKSSQEEMDISGETFDEFKAKFPRCTFKVLNKVNSKLSNKKLYEKGYLKNYVEDYLGDPLSKKFEMMASPN encoded by the coding sequence GTGGATAAAGAATTTCTTCATAACGTTTTCAGAGCCGAAATCAAGGATCGGAAGATTCCTTTAAGCCTGGGTAAAACCTGCCCGGTGAAGTGTGCATTTTGTTACGAGAAAGACCACAGCTACCGAACAACCTTCGATACCCCCCGCTCCACTCAGGAAGATTGGGATTTCATTTTTAATGAGATTCAGAAATACCCCACCAAGAAGGACGAATCGTGGGTCCTGGGTGGCAACGAATATATGGAATGGACGGATCTGCCTCTGCATCCCAAGGCTTTGGATTGGGTCGAGGAGTTTCTTGAGAAGACCGATAAAAATATCATCATGTTTACCGTTGGGTACACGGACCCGGTACGAATCAATAAACTGGCCGAAAGATTCCCCGGCAGAATAAATTTTGAATTGTCGGTGATCACCCTGGGCGAAGCCCGGAAAAAGCTGATGCCCAATGGCCCCAGCGTTAAACAGGTGCTTGAAATACTGGATGGTCCGGCGGTGACATCCGCCAATTTTTATTCCTTCGGAGCGAACACCATGTCGGAGGACGCCCGAACGATTTCTAAGATCAATCCCAATGTTTTGCTCTGGATGGGATGCCTGACGCCCCTGAAATATATCGATCCCGACACCACCGCCCTGATGCGGTACGGAAAAAAATTCCTTGCAGAGGAAGCACGGAAAATTTACGGTTTTGATCTTCCCAATATCATGATGTTGCATACGGAATCGGATATCACTTCCTTTTTGAACCGTAAAAAAATCATAAAAGTTTTTGACGCCTGTGAGTTGGATAAAAAAGATACCGTGGTGATGGCCGGGAATGTTTACAAGGTTTTGACGATGTTCCGTCAGAATCGAGCAAAATTTCTTTATGTGCCCAACAGTACCCTCGGCGGGGATTCCAATTGCACGACACTATTGACGTTCAGCGATGTTGCCAAGCGATTGACGGGGCAAACCCGAGTTTATTTACCCAAAGTCATACTGGAAAAGTCGTCTCAAGAGGAAATGGACATTTCGGGAGAAACTTTTGACGAATTCAAAGCCAAATTTCCCCGTTGCACTTTCAAAGTCTTGAATAAAGTGAATTCCAAGCTATCCAATAAAAAATTGTATGAAAAAGGATATTTGAAAAATTACGTGGAAGATTATCTGGGGGACCCCTTGTCAAAGAAATTTGAAATGATGGCCTCTCCGAATTGA
- the hemB gene encoding porphobilinogen synthase, whose translation MAFPVHRYRRLRAKAGILRLVRETHLSVDDLIDPMFVCEGKGVRQEISSMPGIFRCSIDNLVKDVRESQSLGIPAVVLFGIPDKKDARGSEAYNPDGIVQRAVREIKSACPEMIVITDVCIDEYTDHGHCGLVEGNRILNDPTLELLAKMAHTHAEAGADIVAPSDMMDGRVQAIRRILDQTGHEDTIILSYAAKYASAFYGPFREAADSSPKFGDRCSYQMDPANSDESIREVLQDIEEGADIVMVKPALSYLDIIRRVREEVQVPVAAYNVSGEYSMVKAAAEKNWVDGERVMMEILLSIKRAGAQMILTYFAKEAAKVLNA comes from the coding sequence ATGGCATTTCCAGTACATAGATATAGACGATTGAGGGCCAAGGCAGGAATTTTACGGTTGGTTCGGGAAACCCATCTTTCTGTGGATGACCTGATCGACCCGATGTTTGTCTGCGAAGGGAAGGGGGTTCGGCAGGAGATTTCTTCCATGCCGGGGATCTTTCGTTGTTCTATCGATAACCTTGTTAAAGACGTCAGAGAAAGCCAGAGTTTGGGGATACCCGCCGTAGTATTGTTTGGCATTCCAGATAAAAAAGACGCGCGTGGTTCGGAAGCTTATAATCCTGATGGAATCGTCCAGCGGGCGGTGAGGGAAATCAAGTCTGCCTGCCCGGAAATGATCGTGATCACCGATGTGTGCATTGATGAATATACAGATCATGGACATTGCGGTTTGGTGGAGGGCAATCGGATTTTAAATGACCCGACTCTCGAACTGTTGGCGAAAATGGCGCATACACATGCCGAGGCAGGGGCGGACATTGTGGCTCCATCGGACATGATGGACGGAAGGGTTCAGGCGATCCGGAGGATCCTGGATCAAACAGGCCACGAAGACACGATTATTCTTTCCTACGCCGCGAAATACGCTTCCGCCTTTTATGGTCCCTTCAGGGAAGCCGCCGATTCGTCTCCAAAATTTGGAGATCGCTGTTCGTACCAGATGGACCCTGCAAATTCTGATGAAAGCATACGAGAAGTTTTACAGGACATCGAAGAGGGAGCGGATATAGTGATGGTCAAGCCGGCTCTGTCCTATTTGGATATCATCCGCAGGGTCCGCGAGGAGGTCCAGGTTCCTGTGGCCGCTTATAATGTGAGTGGGGAGTATTCCATGGTCAAGGCGGCCGCCGAGAAAAACTGGGTGGACGGAGAACGGGTGATGATGGAAATTCTGTTGAGCATCAAACGCGCTGGTGCGCAGATGATCTTGACCTATTTTGCCAAAGAGGCGGCAAAAGTCCTCAATGCCTGA
- a CDS encoding helix-turn-helix transcriptional regulator, producing MSIMAKNLRMIRKELRCTQAMMSDILKVGFRTYVRYEAGERDAPVSVLVKIARLGNLSLEQFLTNEVAKSLISPVKTLTKSSTPPAVGLVDFSAGQINFKTPAKKELITIHPSERKLLSLFRKMDPELQKDSLDNIGKVLKGKGKEASSSPATKKETAGRTEKTASAKKVVKGAKSKASKPKKQTRRKGR from the coding sequence ATGTCAATTATGGCCAAAAACCTTAGGATGATTCGCAAGGAACTCCGGTGCACCCAGGCGATGATGTCGGATATCCTGAAGGTAGGGTTTCGAACTTATGTCAGGTATGAAGCAGGCGAAAGGGACGCTCCGGTTTCGGTTCTTGTCAAAATCGCCAGATTGGGAAACCTGTCCCTGGAGCAGTTTCTCACCAATGAGGTCGCGAAAAGTTTGATTTCGCCTGTAAAGACGTTAACGAAAAGTTCGACGCCTCCAGCGGTCGGGCTCGTTGATTTCAGTGCGGGGCAAATAAATTTTAAAACCCCTGCGAAGAAAGAGCTTATTACGATTCATCCGTCGGAGAGAAAGTTGCTGTCTCTGTTTCGAAAAATGGACCCGGAGTTGCAGAAAGATAGTTTAGACAATATCGGTAAGGTTTTAAAGGGAAAAGGGAAAGAAGCCAGCTCTTCCCCTGCGACAAAGAAAGAAACTGCGGGCCGCACCGAAAAGACCGCCAGCGCTAAAAAAGTGGTGAAGGGGGCAAAGTCCAAAGCCTCCAAACCGAAAAAGCAAACTCGCCGAAAAGGTCGTTAA
- a CDS encoding PBP1A family penicillin-binding protein, which yields MTRPLIEKFYFFLYTVLLFVVLAGMGVYFVLSKDLPQLPANLENINLSLPTEIYSSDGERIKVLGERLPVSIGDISPNFLNAIVAVEDANFFKHQGLDHVGLLRAFLANIRARRVTQGGSTITQQLSKNLFFSFERNFVRKIKELLIALQLEATFTKEMILEAYCNQIYFGSGAYGVEEASQVYFAKRAQDLTLLQAALLAGLPNSPNSSNPFNNMERAMNRARFVLKRMESEGWITAGQNEEAVQSDLELRKPKDFSDPNLYFLDFVIDKLEKDYGKEFVHFGGLKIYTTLDSLQQSLALKAALSHLEGLEEGMRKRESKDPLQVALVSVENKSGAVRAFLGGKNYSHSQFNRAVSNNRLPGSSFKPFVYLTAMEELGYSPATVVKDEPISIEVPGNEPWEPKNFGEKFAGDIILKKALMQSINVVSAKLIQAVGPDKVIQTARRFGIKSPLGNHLSLALGTSGVSPLEIASAFSGIANLGIYNEPYFIEKIEDFHGNQLYEHFYQGVQRFPQKVMYPLLDMMQGVVEAGSGSVVRRMGFLPPAAGKTGTTNDFKDAWFNGFTKDFSVSVWVGYDNNEPMLDRNGRGLTGGRAAAPIWVFFLQKVLEGKNIVKFPVPAGIKFETVDTQTGFLADGKSEETMRVAVKEELDLSPPPTDFMQKLDEAISATSDLFFGSDN from the coding sequence TTGACCCGCCCCCTGATTGAGAAATTTTATTTCTTCCTGTACACGGTTCTGCTGTTTGTGGTTTTAGCTGGAATGGGCGTTTACTTTGTGCTCAGCAAAGACCTTCCTCAACTTCCCGCCAATCTGGAAAATATCAATCTGAGCCTGCCGACCGAGATTTACTCCTCCGATGGAGAAAGGATTAAGGTATTAGGCGAGAGGCTGCCCGTTTCCATTGGCGATATTTCTCCAAACTTTTTAAATGCCATTGTAGCCGTTGAAGATGCAAATTTCTTCAAGCATCAGGGATTGGACCATGTAGGGCTCCTTCGTGCGTTCCTGGCCAATATCCGAGCCAGACGGGTCACTCAGGGCGGCAGCACCATCACGCAACAATTGTCGAAGAATTTGTTTTTTTCTTTTGAGAGAAACTTTGTCCGCAAGATCAAAGAACTCCTTATCGCTTTACAACTTGAAGCTACGTTTACCAAGGAGATGATCCTGGAGGCCTATTGCAATCAAATTTATTTTGGCAGTGGCGCTTATGGAGTTGAGGAAGCTTCTCAGGTTTATTTTGCTAAACGGGCACAGGATTTGACCCTTTTACAGGCGGCATTATTGGCCGGACTGCCCAACTCTCCAAACAGCTCCAATCCTTTTAATAATATGGAACGCGCCATGAACCGGGCCCGTTTCGTGTTGAAACGTATGGAGAGCGAGGGTTGGATCACCGCTGGACAAAATGAGGAAGCTGTTCAATCCGACCTCGAACTGCGAAAACCAAAGGATTTCTCCGATCCTAATCTCTATTTTTTAGATTTCGTGATCGATAAACTTGAAAAAGACTATGGCAAAGAGTTTGTCCATTTCGGGGGTTTGAAAATTTACACCACTCTGGACAGCCTGCAGCAATCATTGGCTTTAAAAGCGGCCCTCTCGCATCTGGAAGGTCTGGAAGAGGGTATGCGAAAACGTGAATCCAAAGATCCCTTACAGGTGGCGTTGGTCTCCGTGGAAAACAAGAGCGGTGCAGTTCGAGCTTTCTTGGGCGGGAAAAACTATTCCCATAGCCAGTTCAACCGCGCGGTATCCAATAACCGCCTTCCAGGTTCTTCTTTCAAGCCGTTTGTTTATCTGACGGCCATGGAAGAGTTAGGCTACTCCCCGGCCACGGTGGTGAAGGATGAACCCATCTCTATTGAGGTTCCAGGAAACGAACCCTGGGAGCCGAAAAACTTTGGTGAAAAATTTGCCGGTGATATCATCCTCAAAAAGGCCTTGATGCAATCCATCAATGTTGTCTCCGCGAAACTCATACAGGCAGTGGGACCGGATAAGGTAATCCAAACCGCACGACGGTTTGGCATCAAAAGCCCTTTGGGAAATCATCTGTCTCTGGCGTTGGGAACTTCCGGTGTCTCCCCCCTGGAAATTGCTTCGGCTTTTAGCGGTATTGCCAACCTGGGAATTTATAACGAACCCTACTTTATCGAGAAAATTGAAGATTTTCACGGCAACCAGCTGTATGAACATTTTTACCAGGGGGTTCAGAGATTTCCACAAAAAGTCATGTATCCCTTGCTGGATATGATGCAGGGAGTGGTGGAGGCAGGTTCGGGAAGCGTGGTTCGCCGAATGGGTTTTTTACCTCCAGCCGCTGGAAAAACAGGAACCACGAACGATTTTAAGGATGCCTGGTTCAATGGATTCACGAAAGACTTTTCGGTTTCTGTCTGGGTGGGGTACGACAATAATGAACCGATGCTGGATCGCAATGGTAGAGGGCTGACAGGAGGGAGAGCGGCGGCGCCTATCTGGGTGTTTTTTCTGCAAAAGGTATTGGAGGGGAAAAATATAGTGAAGTTTCCCGTTCCTGCAGGAATCAAATTTGAAACCGTGGATACTCAAACGGGGTTCCTCGCCGATGGGAAATCCGAGGAAACCATGCGGGTCGCCGTCAAAGAGGAATTGGATCTCAGTCCTCCTCCAACTGATTTCATGCAGAAACTGGATGAGGCAATTTCCGCCACCTCAGATCTATTTTTTGGTTCGGATAATTAA